Proteins from one Candidatus Binatia bacterium genomic window:
- a CDS encoding RidA family protein, producing MTIRDRLRQLDVELPDLAPTFEFLAINTVGDLVFVSGHAPFFGGEYRYRGKVGREIDLPTAQSAAECAALGCLASLEHALGTLESIRRVVKVNGYVNCTEDFVNLPLVTDKASTLLIALFGESGRHARTTVGVSSLPLGVAVEIELIVQLDARLDP from the coding sequence ATGACAATTAGAGATCGGCTACGGCAGCTAGACGTGGAGCTTCCTGATCTTGCGCCAACGTTCGAGTTCCTCGCCATCAATACTGTCGGTGATTTGGTTTTCGTTTCGGGACACGCGCCCTTTTTCGGCGGAGAGTATCGCTATCGCGGAAAAGTCGGGCGAGAGATCGATCTGCCGACTGCGCAGTCCGCAGCTGAGTGCGCGGCTCTCGGTTGCCTGGCGTCACTTGAGCACGCTCTCGGTACGCTTGAGAGCATCCGTCGCGTGGTAAAGGTCAACGGCTACGTGAACTGTACGGAAGACTTCGTGAACTTACCCCTGGTGACGGACAAGGCGTCAACCCTGTTGATCGCATTATTTGGTGAGTCAGGCCGGCATGCGCGAACGACCGTGGGCGTGAGCAGTCTACCGTTAGGCGTCGCAGTCGAAATCGAGCTCATCGTGCAGTTGGATGCGCGATTAGACCCCTAG
- a CDS encoding DUF2442 domain-containing protein encodes MGEDASMTKKARVLTTDAEIDAAIALAKLREPYRPKAVAAEYRAKDDVIAIKLASGVELVIPRRLLQGLENASPEQLAKVEIWGPGSSLNWKALDVDHYVPSLIEGVFGNRRWMSELGKRGGAVRSEAKARAARVNGRKGGRPRKRSAA; translated from the coding sequence TTGGGAGAAGATGCATCCATGACTAAGAAAGCGCGCGTCCTTACGACTGATGCGGAGATCGACGCGGCTATCGCCCTGGCGAAGCTCCGCGAGCCTTATCGTCCGAAGGCCGTTGCCGCGGAGTACCGTGCGAAAGACGACGTCATCGCGATCAAGCTTGCGTCCGGCGTCGAGCTCGTGATCCCGCGCAGGCTGCTGCAGGGCCTGGAGAATGCGAGCCCTGAGCAACTTGCAAAAGTTGAGATTTGGGGGCCGGGCTCCAGCCTTAATTGGAAAGCGCTCGACGTCGACCATTACGTGCCGAGCTTGATCGAGGGCGTTTTCGGGAATCGTCGCTGGATGAGCGAACTCGGCAAACGCGGCGGCGCGGTGCGCAGCGAAGCGAAAGCACGAGCAGCACGGGTTAATGGCCGTAAAGGTGGCCGACCCCGCAAACGCAGCGCCGCCTAG
- a CDS encoding transposase gives MLLHFIDPGKPAQNAWIESFNARVRDEFLNVQVFRALPELRNAADAWLIDYNEVRPHSSLNYLTPKEFAETLTTEPIPQLPAA, from the coding sequence GTGCTGCTGCACTTCATCGATCCGGGAAAGCCCGCTCAAAACGCGTGGATTGAATCGTTCAACGCACGTGTCCGAGACGAGTTTCTCAACGTACAGGTCTTTCGGGCGCTACCAGAACTTCGCAACGCCGCAGATGCCTGGCTGATCGATTACAACGAAGTCCGCCCGCACTCGTCGCTCAACTACCTCACGCCGAAGGAATTTGCTGAAACCCTGACAACTGAACCCATCCCACAATTGCCGGCGGCTTAA
- a CDS encoding transposase, producing MRKRRYTEVQIVAILKELDAGRPDAELARKHGVHVNTLRLWRSKYGGLDVSDLSRLKELESENSQMERIIARQALEIRAMSEVIPKRVGPSACKAAVRALRVEGLSERQACRLAHCPRPTVRYKPCKAPDDELVRDRLRCIAQERPRFGWRRLKILLRREGIVMNHKRLRRLYCDERLQVRPRRKRRVRLVRGNVSPPPTRINEEWGLDFMHEYLMTKRKVRLLTIEDRFTREGLALDPDFSLSSRRVIRTLDDIAEVRGYPGRLRVDNGPENVAGATLQWSIRPQCAAALHRSGKARSKRVD from the coding sequence ATGCGCAAGCGGCGCTACACCGAAGTGCAAATCGTCGCGATCCTCAAAGAGCTCGACGCAGGTCGACCGGACGCAGAGCTCGCTCGCAAACACGGCGTTCACGTCAACACGTTGCGGCTGTGGCGCAGCAAATACGGCGGCCTCGACGTCAGTGATCTGTCACGGCTCAAAGAGCTCGAGTCCGAAAACTCGCAAATGGAACGGATCATCGCCCGCCAGGCGCTCGAGATCCGAGCGATGTCCGAGGTGATTCCAAAACGGGTGGGGCCCTCAGCGTGCAAAGCAGCGGTGAGGGCGCTCCGAGTTGAGGGCTTGAGTGAACGCCAAGCCTGCCGCCTCGCGCACTGCCCGCGCCCGACGGTGCGATACAAGCCTTGCAAAGCACCCGACGACGAGCTGGTCCGCGATCGGCTGCGCTGTATCGCACAGGAGCGGCCGCGCTTTGGCTGGCGGCGGCTGAAGATACTCCTGAGGCGGGAGGGTATCGTGATGAACCATAAGCGCCTCCGTCGGCTGTACTGCGACGAGCGTTTGCAAGTGCGGCCGCGCAGGAAGCGGCGCGTGCGGTTGGTACGCGGCAACGTCTCGCCGCCTCCCACAAGAATCAATGAGGAATGGGGCCTAGACTTCATGCACGAGTACTTGATGACCAAGCGAAAAGTTCGGTTACTCACGATCGAAGACCGGTTTACTCGCGAGGGCCTTGCGCTCGATCCGGACTTCTCGCTGAGCAGCCGACGGGTGATCCGCACGCTCGATGACATCGCCGAGGTTCGAGGATACCCAGGCCGCCTCCGCGTCGATAACGGCCCCGAAAACGTCGCCGGCGCAACGCTGCAATGGTCGATTCGACCACAATGTGCTGCTGCACTTCATCGATCCGGGAAAGCCCGCTCAAAACGCGTGGATTGA
- a CDS encoding helix-turn-helix domain-containing protein, with protein MSTSRRAPVTALDGVGDEYVLNPKEIGAILDMHPATVTDMCARGIIAGAFRAGNRWRLQARELRAHIKSSRVPWNRQQ; from the coding sequence TTGAGCACGTCTCGCCGCGCCCCCGTCACTGCACTCGATGGCGTCGGTGACGAGTACGTGCTCAACCCCAAGGAGATCGGCGCGATTCTCGATATGCACCCAGCGACCGTCACGGATATGTGCGCCCGAGGCATCATTGCGGGGGCCTTTCGCGCCGGTAACCGCTGGCGTCTTCAGGCCCGCGAGCTGCGTGCGCATATCAAAAGTAGCCGCGTCCCGTGGAATCGTCAACAGTAG
- a CDS encoding right-handed parallel beta-helix repeat-containing protein, protein MSTYPSSFYNVVDFGSKSWTANNSGSTAASDNTACIQGAVTYAQSHGGGIIILPDVGTDGTFGIFYVSGIVTIDASVSSASILIMGTGTTILKKIDGLDMFDINGSTSESDNLGVGFQDFAVIYDPSITNATGTAFNFNIATNGRLFRIYIENAPTAVTFENTGQCSMLQCTVAYTSAYSNTSTSLSSLQITGAQTWIDQCLFKYQGGTTVVQTAVTIGESSYTHLIDSQFSDFPAAGIVLDGALFKSGSPGTIKGPVFMGVRVSSPSYCVQTKPKVYDAAFIECHFQATDGTTPATGLFIDNAGSGINGDIDTIRFVSCNCKQYASYGLQINAGQNIQVTGGCYSGNGSASTGGGVGIAITGPATEVQIVGANCAGPTETNSFTQQYGISITGGQDIQLIGVICSGTGTSLTGNAGTGIYINGTTVSDVRITGAICNGSLFGNTAEQRYGIYVKGASGIVIDSSYFGGNTAWGIYLDAVVNGVTISNCDFYANADGGINIIPGGLTTSTKNIFVRDCNIVGASSYATAIQTTASTGYSNVQITNSAGYNDQKPHLATSVPSGTFSGSTHNYYGPVVFYYWGGTGDVTIDGVATTLTFGSFELNPVENASIASGGGGSFIMIGK, encoded by the coding sequence ATGTCTACGTACCCCAGCTCGTTTTATAATGTCGTCGATTTTGGTTCAAAGAGTTGGACAGCAAACAACAGCGGCAGTACGGCCGCAAGCGATAATACGGCTTGCATTCAAGGTGCGGTCACGTACGCCCAGAGTCACGGAGGCGGCATAATCATCCTTCCCGACGTTGGGACCGATGGCACCTTTGGCATATTCTACGTGTCTGGTATTGTGACCATCGATGCTTCCGTTTCTAGTGCTTCAATTCTGATAATGGGAACTGGAACAACCATCCTTAAAAAGATCGACGGTTTGGACATGTTTGACATCAACGGCTCTACGTCGGAGAGCGACAATTTGGGAGTTGGGTTTCAAGACTTTGCCGTCATTTACGACCCGAGCATCACGAACGCCACGGGCACTGCGTTTAATTTTAACATCGCTACTAACGGGCGACTCTTTCGTATCTACATCGAAAATGCGCCGACTGCTGTGACATTTGAGAATACAGGGCAATGTAGTATGCTCCAGTGTACAGTCGCATACACATCCGCTTATAGTAACACGAGTACTTCCTTGTCGAGCCTCCAAATTACCGGAGCGCAGACCTGGATCGACCAATGCCTCTTCAAATACCAAGGTGGTACTACCGTTGTGCAGACGGCTGTCACGATAGGTGAGTCATCTTACACGCACCTCATCGATTCGCAATTCAGCGATTTCCCTGCGGCAGGCATCGTGCTTGATGGAGCGCTTTTTAAGTCAGGTTCGCCGGGGACGATAAAAGGGCCGGTGTTCATGGGTGTCCGCGTTAGTAGCCCCTCCTATTGCGTTCAGACAAAACCGAAAGTCTATGACGCGGCCTTCATAGAATGCCACTTTCAAGCCACGGATGGCACGACGCCGGCCACCGGACTATTTATTGACAATGCAGGCAGCGGCATAAACGGGGATATTGATACTATCAGATTTGTTTCTTGCAATTGTAAGCAGTATGCAAGCTACGGACTCCAGATCAACGCTGGACAAAATATTCAGGTCACGGGAGGCTGCTATTCCGGAAATGGCAGCGCCTCAACGGGCGGCGGCGTTGGGATTGCCATCACGGGCCCGGCTACGGAAGTCCAGATTGTCGGAGCCAATTGCGCTGGACCGACCGAAACGAACTCGTTTACTCAGCAGTACGGAATCTCCATCACCGGCGGCCAAGATATTCAGCTCATCGGCGTTATTTGCTCTGGAACCGGCACCAGTTTGACCGGAAATGCCGGGACAGGTATCTACATAAACGGAACGACGGTATCGGACGTTCGGATCACGGGAGCCATCTGCAATGGTTCACTATTTGGCAACACTGCCGAACAGCGATACGGAATATACGTTAAGGGAGCGTCGGGAATCGTTATCGACAGTTCGTATTTTGGTGGAAATACGGCGTGGGGGATATACCTTGATGCCGTGGTCAATGGCGTTACGATTAGCAATTGCGACTTTTACGCAAATGCCGACGGCGGTATCAACATAATTCCCGGCGGTTTAACGACATCTACGAAAAACATCTTTGTCAGAGACTGCAACATTGTAGGGGCCTCTAGTTATGCGACCGCCATTCAGACTACGGCGTCCACAGGCTATTCGAACGTGCAAATCACTAACTCCGCCGGTTACAACGATCAGAAACCGCATCTGGCAACGAGTGTGCCATCAGGAACATTCAGCGGAAGTACCCACAACTACTATGGTCCCGTCGTATTCTATTACTGGGGCGGCACGGGAGACGTAACAATTGACGGTGTGGCTACGACCCTGACTTTTGGAAGCTTTGAACTCAATCCGGTTGAGAACGCCTCAATCGCGAGCGGTGGCGGTGGTAGCTTTATCATGATCGGTAAATAG
- a CDS encoding integrase core domain-containing protein, translating to MQGDGLTQRQACRLISCTRSTLSYRSKRPSDEPIRLTNGRTIRAMNIVDDFTRECLALEIGFSFGSHDVIRSLEDLAFERGFPEMIRFDHGSEFTSHAMLRWGAERSIALRFSDPGKPTQNAHIESLNGRVRDELLNTQVFVTIFEARRSAAEWRADYNDFRPHSSLGNLTPREFAERHKINPPSQLSVA from the coding sequence TTGCAGGGCGACGGATTGACCCAACGCCAAGCGTGTCGGCTGATCTCCTGCACGCGAAGTACGCTCAGCTACCGTTCGAAGCGCCCAAGTGATGAGCCGATTCGCCTCACGAACGGCAGAACCATCCGGGCCATGAATATCGTCGACGACTTCACGCGGGAGTGCTTAGCGCTGGAAATCGGCTTCTCGTTTGGCAGCCACGACGTCATCCGAAGCCTGGAGGACCTGGCCTTCGAGCGAGGCTTCCCTGAGATGATTCGCTTCGATCATGGTTCCGAGTTTACGAGCCACGCGATGCTGCGTTGGGGCGCCGAGCGGAGCATTGCTCTACGCTTCTCCGACCCTGGCAAGCCGACACAGAACGCGCATATCGAGTCGCTCAACGGCCGCGTCCGCGACGAGCTGTTGAACACCCAGGTCTTCGTAACGATCTTTGAGGCGCGCCGCTCTGCTGCCGAGTGGCGAGCCGACTACAACGACTTCCGACCGCATTCTTCGCTCGGCAACCTGACGCCGAGGGAGTTCGCGGAGCGGCACAAAATCAACCCACCCTCACAACTATCCGTGGCCTGA
- a CDS encoding TIGR02391 family protein, with protein sequence MAYSPEEAAQLLIRLFPKDRPSFVPADTVRRIIDSGYGRNEDLDRVLMEGVAYLDRYGLLVGEFRAYSGSAMGRMLSRQGKELAESGTKLTDFITTITDPRALLHRDIVATALPLYERGPQFFDSAVAAGMKCVEVAVRQAGGFTDSDLGVPLMRRAFGEGGPLRNVYGDPGEENGYRELFSGAMAVYKNPPSHRYVGWRDSLSVLRILVMASELLHTVEDRISGALSHDLEQAAQSDE encoded by the coding sequence TTGGCCTATTCGCCAGAGGAGGCGGCGCAGTTGCTGATTCGGCTCTTTCCCAAGGACCGCCCCTCGTTCGTTCCCGCTGATACCGTGCGACGTATCATTGACAGCGGATACGGACGCAACGAAGACCTCGACCGAGTCCTGATGGAAGGCGTTGCCTACCTTGACCGATATGGACTTTTAGTGGGTGAGTTTCGCGCTTATTCCGGCAGCGCAATGGGACGCATGCTATCGCGCCAAGGCAAGGAGCTTGCGGAATCCGGTACAAAGCTGACCGACTTCATCACGACAATAACGGACCCGCGCGCCCTTCTTCATCGAGACATCGTCGCAACCGCTCTTCCGCTCTACGAGCGCGGGCCCCAGTTCTTTGATTCGGCCGTGGCGGCGGGAATGAAATGCGTCGAGGTTGCCGTGAGACAAGCCGGAGGCTTCACCGACTCCGACCTCGGGGTCCCATTGATGAGGCGCGCCTTTGGTGAGGGCGGCCCGTTACGAAACGTATACGGCGACCCGGGCGAGGAGAACGGCTATCGAGAGTTGTTCAGCGGCGCGATGGCCGTATACAAAAATCCACCCTCGCATCGCTACGTCGGTTGGCGCGACTCACTGAGCGTGCTTCGTATCTTGGTTATGGCGAGCGAGCTACTCCATACCGTCGAGGACCGAATCTCGGGAGCCTTGTCCCACGACCTGGAGCAGGCGGCTCAGAGCGACGAGTAA